The Actinocorallia herbida DNA window CACGCCACTCCGCGACGGGCTCGGCGACGGGCTCCGCCGCTGCTTCTGCAACCGGTTCCACTACCTCGCTCACGCCGCGACCATACCATGCGCCAGAATCTTATGCAAACACATTAAATGCTTGCGCATTCAATGCGCGCGCATGTAGTTTCCTCGGCATGAGCGCTACCGACGCCGTGCACCGCACGGCCGTGCCCGACTCCTCCGATGACTCCCCTCGGCTCACCCCGCGCCTGTGGGGCGTGCTGCTCGTCCTGTCCACGGTCCTGTTCCTGGACGGGCTCGACACCTCGATGGTCGGCGTCACGCTGCCCGCCATCCAGGCCGACCTGGGCATGTCCACCTCAGCGCTCCAATGGATCGTCAGCGCCTACGTCCTGGGCTACGGCGGCCTGCTCCTGCTCGGCGGACGCACCGCCGATCTCCTCGGCCGCCGCCGCGTGCTGCTCGTCGCGCTCGCCGTGTTCGCCGCCGCGTCACTGCTCAGCGTCTTCACCGACAGCGGCACCGTGCTCATCGCCACCCGCTTCATCAAGGGGCTGGCCGCCGCGTTCACCGCGCCCGCAGGCCTGTCGATCCTCACCACGACCTTCGCCGAAGGCCCGGTGCGCAACAAGGCGCTGGGCATCTACACCGTCTTCGGCGCCAGCGGGTTCTCCTCCGGCCTGATCCTGGGCGGCGTCCTGTCCACCCTCGACTGGCGCGCGGTGTTCCTGCTGCCGGCCCCGATCGCGCTGATCGCCTTGGTGGCCGGCTGGAAGCTGATCCCGCGCTCCGCCGAGCGCGCCGAGGGCGGCCACGATCTGCTCGGCGCCGTCACCGCCACCGCCGCGCTGCTCCTGTTGGTGTTCACCCTGGTCAGCGCGCCAGAGGCGGGCTGGCTCTCGGTCCGCACGCTCGGCTCGTTCGCCCTGGTGGTCGCGCTGGCGGTCGCGTTCGTGGTCACCGAACGCCGGGTGCGCCACCCGCTGGTGCCGCTGTCGATCTTCCGCAACGGCCTGCTGGTCCGCGCGAACCTCACCGCGATGACGGTCTTCGGCTCCTACGCCGCCTTCCAGTTCCTCGCCGCCCTCTACCTCCAGACGGTGCTGGGCTGGTCGGCGCTGGAGATGGCGCTGGCGCTACTGCCCGCGGGCCTGATCGTGGCGCTGTCCGGGCCGGTCATGGGCCGGCTCATCACCCGGTACGGCCCGACGCGCCTGGTGCCGCTCGGCATGGTCGCCTTCGTGCTGGCCTACACGCTGTTCCTGCGGGCCGGCGCCGAGCCCGACCTCGGCACCGTCATCCTGCCCACGGCGGTGCTCCTGGGCTTCGGCTTCGCCCTGGCGTTCAGCTCGCTCAACGCCCAGGCCACCACCGGTGTCCCGGACGACGAGCAGGGCCTGGCCTCCGGCCTGGTGCAGACCTCCTTCCAGATCGGCGGCGCGGTGGTGCTGGCCGTGACCAGCGCGGTCGTCTCGCGCACTCCGATCGAGCCCCACGTGCTGCCCTCCAGCTTCCGTCCGGCGCTGCTGTTCGTCATCGCCGCGGTGGTGCTGGGACTGACGGCGGCGCTCAGCGCCTGGCTCAGGTCCCCGGCGCCCCGCGCCGAGGCCGAGCCAGAGCGGGTCCGGGAGCTGGAGTTGGTCCCATGAGCCGATGAGCCGCGCCCTCGCGGGGGCCGTTCCACGCGGACGGCTCCCCGCCGGCCGTCTGCCGGCAGCGCGGGAAGGCGTCCGAGCGCTTCAGGATGCGCGTCGTCGCCGGAAGGCAGGAGATCCTCCTTCCCCGGAGGCAGGACCGGCGGTCGTCCTTCCCTGACGCTGGTCAGCTGGTCGGCTGGTCGGCTGGTCGGCTGGTCGGCTGGTCGGCTGGTCGGCTGGTCGGCTGGTCGGCTGGTCATGGTCGCCAGAGGGTGGCCGTGCCGTCGTGGGAGGTGGTGGCCAGGCGGGTTCCGTCGGGGCTGAAGGCGACGGCCCTGACGGTGTCGGTGTGGGGTTCGAGCAGGGCTCCGGCGGGGGCGCCCGTCTCGGTGTTCCAGAGGCGGAGCCGACCCTTGGCGAAGCCGGTGGCGAGGGTCCTCCCGTCGGGCGTGAGGGCCACCGACGCGGGATCGTCGCCGGTCTCGATGGAGCGGACTTCGCGCAGGTTCGAGGCGGGATCGAGGAGGACGACATCGGTGGCGGTGGCGACGGCGAGGGTCTCGCCGTCCAGGGCGAGCGACATCGCCGCGACGTCGGAGGAGCCCTTCCAGGTGGCGAGGGGGCCGAACCCGGGGTCTGCCGGGACCGCGAGACGGCGCGGGTCCGCGGTGTTCCACAGAAGGACGCCGTCCGGAGTCGCGGTGGCGAGAGTCCTGCCGTCCGGGCGGAACCCCACCTCGATCAGGGGGCTCGCGTGGTGGAGGGCCCAGCCGGAGTCCGTTCCGCTCGCCGGATCCCAGACACGCGCGTTGGTGTCCTCATCGCCGGTGATGAGGGTTCCG harbors:
- a CDS encoding WD40 repeat domain-containing protein, translating into MRPPVVSRRSVLLGLGAAGLSAVTGCDAPWSGDESPRWERTPVRVNALAGHTGNVSCTAFSPDSGLLATGGWDGTVLLWDAVTGKANGAPITLGGTVFAVEFSPDGATLAIARGEGYDVELWDVARRARTGELSAAWSRAVVSLAFSPDGGTLITGDEDTNARVWDPASGTDSGWALHHASPLIEVGFRPDGRTLATATPDGVLLWNTADPRRLAVPADPGFGPLATWKGSSDVAAMSLALDGETLAVATATDVVLLDPASNLREVRSIETGDDPASVALTPDGRTLATGFAKGRLRLWNTETGAPAGALLEPHTDTVRAVAFSPDGTRLATTSHDGTATLWRP
- a CDS encoding MFS transporter gives rise to the protein MSATDAVHRTAVPDSSDDSPRLTPRLWGVLLVLSTVLFLDGLDTSMVGVTLPAIQADLGMSTSALQWIVSAYVLGYGGLLLLGGRTADLLGRRRVLLVALAVFAAASLLSVFTDSGTVLIATRFIKGLAAAFTAPAGLSILTTTFAEGPVRNKALGIYTVFGASGFSSGLILGGVLSTLDWRAVFLLPAPIALIALVAGWKLIPRSAERAEGGHDLLGAVTATAALLLLVFTLVSAPEAGWLSVRTLGSFALVVALAVAFVVTERRVRHPLVPLSIFRNGLLVRANLTAMTVFGSYAAFQFLAALYLQTVLGWSALEMALALLPAGLIVALSGPVMGRLITRYGPTRLVPLGMVAFVLAYTLFLRAGAEPDLGTVILPTAVLLGFGFALAFSSLNAQATTGVPDDEQGLASGLVQTSFQIGGAVVLAVTSAVVSRTPIEPHVLPSSFRPALLFVIAAVVLGLTAALSAWLRSPAPRAEAEPERVRELELVP